In the Diachasmimorpha longicaudata isolate KC_UGA_2023 chromosome 1, iyDiaLong2, whole genome shotgun sequence genome, one interval contains:
- the LOC135173133 gene encoding uncharacterized protein LOC135173133 (The sequence of the model RefSeq protein was modified relative to this genomic sequence to represent the inferred CDS: added 97 bases not found in genome assembly) produces the protein MTLPLQNTENSSHEQDSHSRSSGMKNRKTSRKQGRSVTDKDGTISKRLRMDISVTSNEDSVFPSDLQDQPRQDLSNEEIKFAKSVVGREGTPAFNQFLDFLITEEGTKYLEVLKRKGINLTNMASVLGRAGFNAPKAFKELYDLWFDKQENKTPYLKTLEKEGINLSNMSSMLGRAGSTAPKAFKELYDLWFDEQGNKTPYLKTLKDNGVGLARMSSILNGAGSNAPKAFKELYDLWFDNQGNKIQYLKILEKEGINLSNMSSILNGAGAKASAAFKQLYDLWFDKQGNKTPYLKTLKDNGVDLARMSNILNGVGSNAPRAFKELYDLWFDKQGNKTQLLNTLEKEGINLAKMSNILSRAGSNAPKAFKELYDLWFDKQGNKTQLLTILEEKKINLANMSSILGGAGSNAPKAFKELYDLLFDKQGDKTQYLKTLEKEGINLSSMSSILHGAGTKAPKAFKELYDLWFDNQGNKTQYLKILEKEEINLTNMSSVLGGAGFNAPKSFKELYNLWFDKQGNRTQYLKTLEKKGMNLANMSSILHGAGSNAPKTFKELYDLWFDKQENETPYLKTLKDHGVGLAQMSSILNGAGTKAPKAFKELYNTFFDEQGNKEQHLKHFIKEKDGEKSFMMPSLSGILGGAGAKAKDAFENLHNVCFDDEGERTGLLDDFYNAGFRPSNLSSILCGTGIRASSILERLHRVCFDDEGKRTELLDDFYNAGFRPGDLSSVLSAAADSLEKFHDFCFIGEGKGYLRHFLKEGFMPENLSEILHGAGANICSALKDFHDICFDEAGNRTQHLDDFYQASFRPSDLSSILSMSGNRTQHLDDFYQASFRPSDLSSILSMSGNRTQHL, from the coding sequence atgactttACCATTGCAAAATACTGAAAACTCCTCACATGAACAAGATAGTCATTCGAGGAGTTCAGGtatgaaaaatcgtaaaacgaGTAGAAAACAGGGGCGTTCTGTTACAGACAAAGATGGTACCATATCAAAGAGGCTGCGCATGGATATAAGTGTTACTAGTAATGAAGATTCGGTATTTCCTAGTGATTTACAAGATCAACCTAGACAGGATTTGTCTaacgaagaaataaaatttgctaAAAGTGTGGTTGGTAGAGAAGGAACACCTGCATTTAATcagtttttagattttttaattacagaaGAAGGGACAAAATATCTAGAAGTTCTAAAAAGAAAAGGAATAAATCTGACTAATATGGCCAGTGTTTTAGGTAGAGCAGGATTTAATGCTCCTAAAGCTTTTAAAGAATTATATGATCTTTGGTTTGATAAGCAAGAAAACAAAACACCATATTTAAAAACTCTAGAAAAAGAGGGGATAAATCTGTCTAATATGTCCAGTATGTTAGGTAGAGCAGGATCTACTGCTCCTAAAGCTTTTAAAGAGTTGTATGATCTTTGGTTTGATGAGCAAGGAAATAAAACACCATATTTGAAAACTCTAAAAGACAATGGAGTAGGTCTAGCTCGAATGTCCAGTATTTTGAATGGAGCAGGATCTAATGCTCCTAAAGCTTTTAAAGAGTTATATGATCTTTGGTttgataaccaaggaaacaaaatacaatatttaaaaattttagaaaaagaGGGGATAAATCTGTCTAATATGTCCAGTATTTTGAATGGAGCAGGAGCTAAAGCTTCTGCAGCTTTTAAACAGTTATATGATCTTTGGTTTGATAAGCAAGGAAATAAAACACCATACTTGAAAACTCTAAAAGACAATGGAGTAGATCTAGCTCGGATGTCCAATATTTTGAATGGAGTAGGATCTAATGCCCCTAGAGCTTTTAAAGAGTTATATGATCTTTGGTTTGATAAGCAAGGAAACAAAACACAACTTTTAAACACTCTAGAAAAAGAAGGAATAAATCTAGCTAAGATGTCCAATATTTTAAGTAGAGCAGGATCTAATGCTCCTAAAGCTTTTAAAGAGTTATATGATCTTTGGTTTGATAAGCAAGGAAACAAAACACAACTTTTAACAAttctagaagaaaaaaaaataaatctagcTAATATGTCTAGTATTCTAGGTGGAGCAGGATCGAATGCTCCTAAAGCTTTTAAAGAGTTATATGATCTTTTGTTTGATAAGCAAGGAGACAAAACACAATATTTAAAAACTCTAGAAAAAGAGGGGATAAATCTGTCTAGTATGTCCAGTATTTTACATGGAGCAGGAACTAAAGCTCCTAAAGCTTTTAAAGAGTTATATGATCTTTGGTttgataaccaaggaaacaaaacacaatatttaaaaattttagaaaaagaagaaataaatttaactaATATGTCTAGTGTTTTAGGTGGAGCAGGATTTAATGCTCCTAAATCTTTCAAAGAGTTATATAATCTTTGGTTCGATAAGCAAGGAAATAGAACACAATATTTGAAAACTCTAGAAAAAAAGGGGATGAACCTAGCTAATATGTCCAGTATTTTGCATGGAGCAGGGTCTAATGCTCCTAAAACTTTTAAAGAGTTATATGATCTTTGGTTTGATAAGCAGGAAAATGAAACACCATATTTAAAAACTCTAAAAGACCATGGAGTAGGTCTAGCTCAAATGTCCAGTATTTTGAATGGAGCAGGAACTAAAGCGCCTAAAGCTTTTAAAGAGCTATATAATACTTTTTTTGATGAACAAGGAAATAAAGAACAGCATTTAAAGCATTTTATTAAGGAAAAAGATGGGGAAAAAAGTTTTATGATGCCTAGTTTATCTGGTATTTTAGGTGGAGCAGGAGCTAAAGCTAAAGATGCTTTTGAAAATTTGCATAATGTTTGTTTTGATGACGAAGGAGAAAGAACAGGACTTTTAGATGATTTTTATAATGCAGGTTTCAGGCCAAGTAACTTATCCTCTATATTATGTGGAACAGGAATACGTGCTTCCTCTATTTTAGAAAGATTGCATAGGGTTTGTTTTGATGACGAAGGAAAGAGAACAGAACTTTTAGATGATTTTTATAATGCAGGTTTTAGGCCAGGTGATTTATCCAGCGTGTTGAGTGCGGCAGCGGATAgtttagaaaaatttcatgatttttgttttatagGAGAAGGAAAAGGGTATTTGAGGCATTTCTTAAAAGAAGGCTTTATGCCGGAAAACTTATCCGAGATATTGCATGGAGCAGGAGCTAATATTTGTTCTGCTTTAAAAGATTTTCATGATATTTGTTTTGATGAGGCAGGAAACAGAACGCAGCATTTAGATGATTTCTATCAGGCAAGTTTTAGACCGAGTGATTTATCCAGTATATTATCCATGTCAGGAAA